TTCATTGATTTTGCCTGCTGTTTTTCTTTCACTTTAAACACTTCTACTATGCACTAAGGTGTCATTGACActattgcatttttgttttaaaacgcatacatTTAGTTGCATTATGCCTGGTGGCCACACTACTCCAGCATCTTTGACTGGCgaaaactgaatgttttgaacgCGCTGAAGACACCATTTTAGTACTATTTTGTACTATTGCGTATTGTTCCCTGATTCGTCAAGCCAGAATCTACgtcagaatctaccctgtgccccgtagttgtttacaaggctgttTAATgcgtgagcggtttcactttgtGGCGTGCATTCTCCgcttgtctatatttgaaataactaaattttagagctgatgataataacgtgcgcatgattattgaagtgctgctAACATCCctatcctttcagaaacggacaaatgcgaaagtgaagcgcgaaaaaaacaaaggagaagccggaaaaattctttcagcaacctaaaacatgaacaaactgccatgtttaactattatcatcaccttttggactattatgaactctgagtGATGCAATTACTTTCtgacagaggttacatgtgctgttgaagattaaagatacagatgagaagTTTGCACTGGCTGTGGTCTATGTTGCGGGTTGTTTTTAaatccaaataaggactaaatgtatgttgtgtgtagtttttctgtaattagtAACATATTAGAGACTGTAAGGGTGTGTATGTGTTGATAgacgttgcatttatttatttatttgcagatgttacagtaggctatttcactatttcattgatctgcagttataatcaaatcatgttcatagaaaggctagtaatgaacatttatacacaagtattaatgtgtataaagcatctgttttgtgagaagtgcttctcatatgatatgtgaatgacctgtacatctttactttgacatttccttgagtgagaatgacatcgactgaaactttgtcttACACCACGCCCTCCAAAGGAGTACTATTGGTACActttttagcagtggaaatgcaagcctgataaaggtgacccgtaccgaccccaACTGTACCAAACTGTACAGCTCAGGCCATATGCGTACCCAGTGAATGTCAATAATCAAGTGTCGTGCATTTTAGTCTGTAAAGTGTATACGTAGATCATTTTCTGACACATAGTAAAAACGCTAGTCTGAACAAGGAGCGTTTTTGGTCTACAATTGCAAAATGAAAATGCATTGGTGTAAATGCCACCGAAGGGCATTCTACTTTGCTAATGGAGAAAATATAGTGAGTGTTTAGTCTAGGTTCTAGGTGTATTGATACAGGCCACATCTCATTTAGCGTGGAAAGATCATTGAAACAGGTTTATGTGTTTGTAATAAAATcacagggtgtctgcagggtcttgaTAAATTGATAAATCAAGTTAGAGACgttttaaggcccttaaaagtattaaaaagtcttaaatgctattttacaaagttttgtatcatttttttattgtaaatgtatagctgtatgctaaagtttgcctgaatttaatctgtgaATATAGGGGTGcggtgtagtttatgaaatccattaagtcctgctagatttgacattgCGTGgctttgtttactgtagtaacCAAGGCAATAACTGTAGGTTCTATAGCTGCCACCTGCTGAATACATATGAGAAATTTGTCTCATTTGGTCTTTCAGACCTCTGGTGTGCAACATATTTTCCAACCAGAAGGTTGTTTGACTGCAGCAGTTCTAATGAAATTGTGTAAAATTCAGAACAAAATTAAACCTCTAAGGAAGTTTCAGCCCTATAGATCTGAGAGGAAAATCACTCctatgatagtttttttttttcctggggtTGTTTTTGAACGTAGTCCAATTATAACAATGGACCATTGTCCACCAAGGGATAACAGTGGGAGAGAGGCCGGAGCTGAATACCTTCTAGATATCACTTGCAGGCACATCTAAGCTCCCTTTGTTTAGCAGAACATGCTgactgtgtgtgggtgtgtgtgtgtttgtgtcattaaAGGCAGAGAGGCCCATGAAGAGATGAACATCACTTTCACACTGCCAGTAGCCTGGAACTCGGACGAGTGTGTTCTGCATGGCCGCTGTGAGCAGATGGTCTTCAGCACCTGTATGACCATCACAGCAGCCAGTAATGTCTTCCCAGTCACAGTGTAAGTGTACAAACTAGTGTTGTCAAGATTGCTGGTTTCTAACGGTAAAACATAGTACATTTTTGACGTTTTGTACTATCActatatacagttaggtctataaatatttggacattgacacaattctaacatttttgctctatacaccaacacaattgatttgaaatgaaatgaacaagatgtgctttaactgcagactgtcagctttaatttgagggtatttacatccaattcaggtgaacgctgtaggaattacactagtttgcatatgtgcttcccacttgttaagggtccaaaagttattggacagaataataatcataaatcaagctttcactttttaatacttagtTGCAAATCccttgcagtcaattacagcctgtaGTCAggaacacatagacatcaccagctGGGTTTAATTCCTGCTGGTGCTCTGTCAGGCCTCtactgcaactgtcttcagttcctgcttgttcttggggcatttttccTTCAGTTTTTTTTCAGCAAGTGAAATCCATGCTCAATCaaattcagatcaggtgattaacttggccattgcataacattgcacttctttcccttcaaaaacactttggttgcttttgcagtatgctttgagTGATTcttcatctgcactgtgaagcgctTTCCAATGAGTTCTGAAACATTTGGCtcaatatgagcagaaaatattgcctgaaacagtTCTGAATTCATCCTGCtgttttgtcagcagtcacatcatcaataaatgcaAGGAGAACCAGTTCtgttgacagccatacatgcccacgccatgacaataccaccaccatgcttcactgcttaggatcttgagcagttcctttcctttcccaaactcttctcttcccatcactctggtacaaatTGATCTTGGTCTCGTCTGTCCATATGTTGTTCAAGAACTGTGAAGGATTTTTCAGAACTCTATTCTGGCCTtactgtttttgaggctcaccaatgatttacatcttgtggtgaaccctctgtattcattctggtgtagtcttctcctgattgttgactctgacacacatacacataccttCTGGAGAGTGTTCttaatctggccaactgttgtgaagggtgttttcttcaccagggaaagaattctttggtcgtccaccacagttgtttctgtgATCTTCTGGGTCTTTTGGTTTcactgagctcactggtgcgttcgttctttttaagaatgttccaaacagttgttttggccatgcctaatgtttttgctaatGTTTCGTTTTTTCAGcataatgatggcttgcttgactgatagtgacagctctttggatctcatcttgagagttgactgCAACCGATTGttaatgcaaatagcacacttgaaatgaactctggacctttcatctgctcattgtaattgagATAATAAGGAATTAACACACACCTgaccatggaacagcttagaagccaattgtccaattacttttggacccttaacaagtggaaggcacatatgcaaactgttgtaattcctacagcattcacctgatttggatgtaaataccctcaaattaagttaatttcatttcaaatccattgtgttggtatatagagccaaaaatgttagaattgggttgatgtccaaatatttatggacctaactttgtatatataatgtatgtgtgtgtgtttatttatttatttatttgtttttaatctgGGTTTAGTTACTTTTGATACTTCtacttaaattaaatgtaaaatacactCTTTTTGTAGCAGGCTAAAGTAAATTTTAAATGATCTAATATCCtcagtaaatattttatttaagtaaTAATTGTTCATGCGGTTAATTTTATAACTATATGTTTCTAAATATAAGGAGTCAGGGATCTTATAAATGTAAGGGAGCTGTATGTACACTTGCACAACTTTCTCCTGCGATGTGTTTTTATCTTGAGGATGTGCTCTCATATGTTTTCAGCTGTGGCTTTCCTCTGTAAATTAGTTTTTAGTGTGTGCTGAGTAAGTATAAGCACATAAATGAGTGTTTGAAATTGTGTTTTTGCTGCGAGTAGTTTTTTTCACATAATTATTTGAGTAAGAATAATTAATTGTATGCCTCATATTCCAAATCCTCTTCAGGCAACCACCTCACTGTGTCCCAGAGACCTACAGCAATGCCACGTCCTGGTACAAGATTTTCACCACAGCACGAGACTCGGACACCAAGTACACACAGGAGTACAACCCGTTCTGGTGTTACAAAGGTGCCATTGGGAAAGTGTATCACACACTCAATCCCAAACTCACTGTCATCGTTCCAGATGTGAGTGTTTTAGCATCtgatgttgataaaaaaaaaaaaactctcgttGATGTACAGTAGTAATGTACAGCAGACATAACACCCTAGCCACATTTAAACACACTATATAGTGATGTCCTGAAAACAGAAACAACACACTAGCATAGTGCAGACAACAACTTGTGTGGGttttgtttacattcatttacTCGGCAACTTTTTGTTGGTGTGTTTTGTGACCGCCATGAGGTACCTGGAGTTACCTGCACAAATTTTCGACACAGTGCCACCTAGTGGTCTGGAGATATTGAAAATGGCCATTAGTTAACTTTATACTCATAGAAGCAAGTCAAACagtcaagtcaaagtcagctttattgtcgaaattatagttttttttttatcgaaattgcgttactctcagaccctaggtgcatgacagataatatataataaataaaatgactcgTATAATCTAAAGAAATAGGGAAGAGTAAAAATTGTGTACAATACAATTGCAATTAAGGGCACATGGCAAGGAGTGCAAACCAAAGTAGTGCAGATGCAACAGAACGTAGTGGAAAAAGCTTGTAAATATGACAAAGTGACTGTGCcttaaaaaatatacagggaggtaGTATGAGGTAATTAGTAGTCCAATGTTACACAAAGTGACCGATGCAGTGTGTTTACATGCGTGTAAAGAGAGAGGGGAGTGGTGTTTTTGTTTCACTCATTCTGCAGTTTTTAAGAGTATAGTAGGTTTTAATAGTATAACCACCAAATTGTGTGTGCCATTATCAGCTGATACCAGGATGTTATTATTGATCAAAAGCGATAAATCACAGTGCTAATGAATGTAAACATGATTCAgtcactttaaatatatataataaataaaaaaactttttcacTATAAAATAGACTCATTATTCTTAAACTGAAATAACAAATAGACTACTTTAGCCAGGATAAAGAAGTCagctgcatgaatgaatgaagactaagcaacaaaaaaaacatgctgcattgaCTTCTCTTTTGACACAGCTGATGTTTCAGATACAATTTGGCCTAAACTTTTTATGAAACCTCATCTTCTCTAAAACTCTAAAAGTAGGACTACACACTTCGGTTTCTTCAATCGATAATGAAAAAATTTAGATCAGTTGCAGCTGTtgggtaattttttttaaacaccgaAACCCTGGCCTTTGTGTTCACACACTCAGCAGAAATTTATGTGATTGTCATTCATAGTCAGATGTTATAGTTTATATTAGAAATACTGGAAATGTCCTATTCACAAAATccacaattcacaaaaagtgATATTGAATTATTATTCAGCCCTACTTaatcttaaatgttttgtttcattataattttttaaaattattaattagttagttatttttgttgttgttttgtttgttacatTCTTTCTTTGTTGTACTTGGCCacataattgctgcttgcagcaattttttttaatcttcatgCTGAAACCTTTCTTCAAAACTtacttcaatttattttaatagttaatattCAGTGCTTTCAATGGCGGCACAGATACTTATATTGGAATAATGGTTGGCCCTAATAAAGTAGGGAATAAACAAAAGGAATGTGGGAGAATGAATTaatcttcatgtttacatttttatttctatgcTGTTTTTCCTTCTCTGATATAAGGGTATAACGTGTGTTATAGTTTTATAGTATCAACCTAATCCGATTGAAGTCAATGAATTGATTTCTTAATTATTTATactgattaaaatatataaatatatattgatttCCACTGAATATTCCCTAAACAGTTATAATTTGTACAGGAATCTTTTACATGTGTATTTGAAATGAGAAGATTGGATTTTCATATGTTTGCTTCAGATATACCAGAATTAAAAGTGCGCTCCCTTTTCTCCGACAGGACGATCGCTCACTCATTAACCTGCACCTCATGCACACCAGCTACTTCCTGTTCGTGATGGTCATCACGATGTTCTGCTATGCAGTCATCAAGGGCAGACCTGGCAAAGTTCGACAGAACAATCCCGATTTCTGTCAAGAAAAGGTGCGACTGAGGTGATCTGTGTGAATAATCTACTATTTAAAGCCTGGCTGAAAAGCCGTCTGGTTGCTGCTTCAGTTTTATAAGAGCTCACATCAGACATACACCCTGGATGGATACTAAAAGCGCTTGTTTATTTTCCCACAGGTGGCCTTGTCAGCAGGATAAACGGGGTCAGAGGTGAACACCTGAAGCATATCGGAAAGGGAAGTGAGAATACTACATGTTGCCTACTGAACCCAGGAAAAgggtgcaaaaaacaaaacacacaaaaaaaagctcTGTGAATGAATCTCTCTGCAATGTTGGGTCACTCCAACCAAAGACTTTTAAGTGCCTGTATCTACTGTGTAAATAATCATAAAGGACTCGAGTACAGAAGCAGTCTGCCTGAGCTTCCCCTGCACCCTGTGCCATCCTGTAAATGTTCAGTATATCCAGTATCAACAGAGGACGATGTGCGATTGACTAGAGATGTTCAGATGGGGGAACATCACCTCCGTTCCTTTGATCCCTTCGCTCTTTGTGTTCTCACCCTACTTCCTATGACCTTTTGATTTCTCTAGAGGCGATCTTTGCCTTGTCATTCCTCTCGTGTCTTTTGTCTTAACCGACCCTTTCGTATGCCTGTCCATTGCTGATTCTGCATTGGCTTTTCTCTTTGAGGATGCGTGGATCTCTGCCGTTCTACCATAAGGAGAGGATTTTGGGGTGTTTTCCTTCAGAGATGACAGTAGGCATCAGTATGATGTGTTCTTTTATCTTAAGGACCCTTTCTGTAAACATCTAAATAAATGCCTGAGTGAAAGTGGGATAGATGGGAATAAAAACGAGAAATGCCATCGTGTTTGGAAGTCGGGATAAAATGCCTCGTTGTTGGATTGATGGGTTTGCGTGCTAAAAAATGTGGATTCATGGCCTTGGGCTTCATGTCTCATTTACTGTATGTCCATGTCTGTTTGTGGACACtttaaatgaatgtatttgtaaaaaaacaGGCAAATAGCAGCGATGCAGCATCGTTCTCTTGTACATTGAACATTTTGAAGTTTAAACGGTGAACATCATTATTGTAGATATAATTTTTTGCATTACCTAGTTTTGTTTCTTTACAGAGCTATTCTTACTTTTGTCCATTTGTCAACCATCCATTATTTCCTGCCTTTTCTTTATTTCCATTCATGCCTAATTTGATACGTAAtgcctttttttttgtgtgcaatatTTGACCTTTCATTTTGCCTTTCTTTATTTTaagaggatagttcacccaaaaatgaagatatttctacacaaaaggagatattttgaaaaatgctggttgctgagaCTCATTGACTTCTGTCgtatagaaaaaaatactatagacatctacagcattcttcgaaatattttcttttgtatttaaaagaagaaagaaactcagaaagcACTAAATGATGAGCTCAttgaaatttttgggtgaactatgcctttaatgtcGTCTTATTATGCATCATAGCCTGTAGTCATGCGTGAAACGCATTACTTCCTCCATCATCCTGTCTAGTTAATGCTCCTATTGAGTTTTACGTTGAATCTTTGTCCTTTTCTATTTACAAAGTTTCAAATATAACAAATTTTCCCATCATGCTTTGCTTAATCTCGGCTGTCTGAAACTACATCGGTCACAATTCATCAGCACTCCCACTCTTCTTCTTTTTCTCTATTTTAAAGGGgtcgtgtttttttttccttctctacacaaaaggagatattttgaaaaatgctgcttACTGAAACTCACTGtatggaaaaaatactatggatgtccatagcattcttcaaagtatcttcttttgcatttaaaagaagaaaaaaacttaaaGCGTCTTAATGATgagttcatttacatttttgggtgaactatccctttaatatcttCTTATCATGTGTCCTATCCTGCATGAAACTCATTACTTCCTGTCCATTTTGTCTAGTTCATGCTCCTATTTAGTTTTAGTCCTTTTCCACTGGCAAAGTTTCACAAGTAACCCATTTTCTCAACATGCCTTGCTTAATTACAGCTGTCTGAAACGGTATCAGTCACAATTCATCAGCACTCCCACTCCCCCCCCTGTATTAAAGTCCATAACAAACAAGCGTCCAACCACTAATGTGCCTTTGCACTGTGTCACCCATGCTCATCACACTGTCTCTTATGTCTTTCTTCTTCGCTTCAACCTGCTTTATGCATTTTGAATTGGAATAAATACATCCGCTTGGGCATTTTATGTCTAACTCCGAGTCAAATCTGCAGTAATGGCTGTGAAAGAGTGCGATTCAGTTGCTTTTTCTGCTGATGATTAGGAAAGTACACCTCAGATTGGTTTATTGATCAGATCCATTCTACAATAAGAGGTTTTGAAATATTTTGAGGCGGAACATGTTAAATGTTTGCATTAAGCGCCATGTGAAAGCTGGTTTCCATGTTGCCAAGGAATacaaaatatgaagagttcagatgcaaaaagtgccatctggaattctCTTCTTTCAAACTTCttacatttttgtttagttatttcatgttaaaagtgaGGAAAATAACTTGTTGTTTGCCATAAAAccgaaattactgaatcaagatataggagcctgagaaaaatgctaattttagaagaaaatcagGTGGCTTTTGCATccgaactcttcatatatatataaatgtaagtgTGACTTTGACtcgcaatcttttttttttttttcgcaaaaATTTAAGAAACTTGTATCTGTTTGACAATATTTTCAGCCTTTTTTAAATTTGAACTTTTCAGAATTGTTTCTTTCACCATTCAGACGTCTTTACAATTGCAATTGAGATTTTGTTTGTCATATTATaagtttatttttgcagttgtaaaatataaatgttgtaATTCATTTTTGGACATCAAACTACATAtcattgtgtgttttttatgtttttttttttttttttttctgtttttgaaactatagAGAAAATAATTGCGAGTTTATGTCTTGAAATTCTAACTTTAACCCTATGATTGCAAGTTTGTATTTCAAAAtcactagttttttttttccctacttTAAATTATAAACTTGTAATCTCGAGTTTAAATCTTGCAGTTCAAGCTTTTTTCTGATAATTTTGATCTCATCTGATTGTTATCTCTCTTATCGAGTTCCATTGCATGTTTTTGCGCAGTTAGCAATTAGAATCCTGAATTGTAACCCCGGGTTTACATCTATTAAATTTGTCTcgtttaagacttttttttaatttttttttccgattTATTTAGAATTTGTCTTATCTCCAAATTAAACGTTTGAAATTATGAGCTGCGTATTGAAagtcataaaaaaaaatccataacgTTTTACATGTGTACATCACAactgaaaataataaatttgtaaatGCAAGTTTACGTTTCCAGTTCCACTTTAACCATTGTGCATTTCTTATATTGATCTCATAAACAGTTTTTACATCTATTAAGTttgttgcgtttttttttttttttacaatcgtgTTTATCTCTGATGAGAATTATAATTTTGAAATTGAgagttcaaaataataataatatataataatatatattataatataataataataataatatatataataaaataagaaccTTTACGTCACAATTGAAAACAATAAACTTGTAAACAGAAGTTTACATTTTCTAGTTCAACTTTAGCAATTGTGCATTCCTTAAATTTAGATctcataatgatttttttatttatttttttaaataaaattcaaactttttttttttttactttgatttaTAAATCAATTGAGAATTCGAATTTTCAAAGGTcacatttacttttatatttctatatttttttattctttggtGGAAATGAGCTTCCATGTCAAGCAGCCTGTTTTGAAACCTCTTTCAAAAGCAATACCTTGCATTtgaggtgtttgtttgtttggctgaTCCGTTTGTGCTTCTCTGTTCTGCTCTTTTGAGTTTTGGGATGGTGAGATCAGATCAAACCATTGTAATTGCAGAAGAAACCTTTCTGAAAGTGAAAGCATTCTACATAACTGCAGCTAATGCATAATTTCTGTAATCATTAAAGTTGGCCTTTCAGTGTTGCTGGAGGACAATGGAAAATGACGATGAATTCCACGGATGCTGCCTGATGCTCAGATCATATTGATCTTTTC
This Danio aesculapii chromosome 5, fDanAes4.1, whole genome shotgun sequence DNA region includes the following protein-coding sequences:
- the tmem248 gene encoding transmembrane protein 248 isoform X2, which encodes MVLLLNPLENLKIYISNRPPLVIFMVSVSAVAIAFLTIGYFFKIKEIKSPEMTEDWNTFLLRFNEIDFCISENETLKHGLNESITPESTVTSSQTRSSTQSPPLLEDPGPINISVAITLTLDPLRPFGGYSRNITHLYASVLGQQVGLAGREAHEEMNITFTLPVAWNSDECVLHGRCEQMVFSTCMTITAASNVFPVTVQPPHCVPETYSNATSWYKIFTTARDSDTKYTQEYNPFWCYKGAIGKVYHTLNPKLTVIVPDDDRSLINLHLMHTSYFLFVMVITMFCYAVIKGRPGKVRQNNPDFCQEKVALSAG
- the tmem248 gene encoding transmembrane protein 248 isoform X1, giving the protein MVLLLNPLENLKIYISNRPPLVIFMVSVSAVAIAFLTIGYFFKIKEIKSPEMTEDWNTFLLRFNEIDFCISENETLKHGLNESITPESTVTSSQTRSSTQSPPLLEDPGPINISVAITLTLDPLRPFGGYSRNITHLYASVLGQQVGLAGREAHEEMNITFTLPVAWNSDECVLHGRCEQMVFSTCMTITAASNVFPVTVQPPHCVPETYSNATSWYKIFTTARDSDTKYTQEYNPFWCYKGAIGKVYHTLNPKLTVIVPDDDRSLINLHLMHTSYFLFVMVITMFCYAVIKGRPGKVRQNNPDFCQEKVRLRWPCQQDKRGQR